One genomic window of Salvia miltiorrhiza cultivar Shanhuang (shh) chromosome 4, IMPLAD_Smil_shh, whole genome shotgun sequence includes the following:
- the LOC131021131 gene encoding protein CHROMATIN REMODELING 5-like: MVPGKTVDFQRKKIKGSLRKLDEQPEWLKGGKLRDYQLEGLNFLVNSWRNDTNVILADEMGLGKTVQSVSMLGFLQNSQQIQGPFLVVVPLSTLSNWAKEFRKWLPEMNVIIYVGTRASREVG, encoded by the exons ATGGTTCCAGGGAAGACTGTTGATTTTCAGCGCAAGAAAATCAAAG GAAGTCTCAGGAAGCTTGACGAGCAGCCTGAGTGGCTGAAAGGGGGCAAACTTCGAGACTATCAGCTTGAAGGTCTTAACTTTCTTGTTAACAG CTGGAGAAATGATACCAATGTAATTTTAGCTGATGAAATGGGTCTTGGTAAAACTGTTCAGTCAGTTTCAATGCTTGGTTTTCTGCAG AATTCTCAGCAAATTCAAGGACCATTTCTTGTTGTTGTTCCTTTATCTACCTTGTCTAATTGGGCAAAAGAGTTTAGAAAGTGGTTGCCTGAGATGAATGTTATTATATATGTTGGAACTCGTGCTAGCCGTGAGGTGGGTTGA